The genomic segment GGCGTTGGTGCTGCGGATGTCCCGGGTCAGCACGATCGACGCCAGCGGCGCCCTCGTGCTCAAGGACGCCATCGAGAAACTCGAACGCCGGGGCATCGCCGTCTACGTGTCCGGGATCAGGGACGGTCACCACAAGCCGCTGGAGGTCCTGGGCGTGATCACTCGGCTGGCGGCGGACGGGCGGGTGTTCGCGACGACGCCCGAGGCCATCGCCGCGGCACGCGCCCACCTGCACGACAACGGGACCTTCCCGGTTGCCGCGCCGCCACGCGAGCGAGCCTGATCGGGGCAACCACGTCAGAACACCAGGGCCATGAGCTGGATCGGGATCATGGCGATCACCGACGCGCACGAGACCGTGAACGTCACCGACTTCAGCGCTCCCCGGGTCGTCTGCGGCAGCAGGGTCTGCAACGGCCAGAACGTGTTGCTGGTGGCGTGGATGGCGAACAGCGAGCCCGCTCCGGCGGCCAGTGCCACGAAGACTGGGTCGATCCCCAGCAGCGGGAGTACCGGCCCGAGCACACCGGCGGCGGTGATCGAGGCCAGCACCACCGACCCGATCGCGATGTGCAGGACGGCCGCCACCAGCCACACCAGCAGGAGGGGCAGGACGGTGCTGGTGGAGAAGTAGCCCTTGAGCAGTTCGCCGAGGCCGACGTCCTTGACCGTCTGTGCGAGTGACCCGCCGACGCCGGTCAGGATCAGGATCTGCCCGCTCTCCTGGAAGCCCCGCCGGAACGCGGCGGTCGAACGCTCGGCGGGCAGGGTGCGGCGCGCGACCACGAGGGCGCCGACGAGGCCGATGAGCTGTTCCACCGCGAGGGCGTCGACAACGGCATCGACACCGACGCACTCGGCGCGTTGCGGGACGAACTGGTCGGGCTGGTCGGACACGACCTGTCGTCGGCGCTGGCGCGGGTCCCCGCCACCCCGGCTGCGGTGCGGAGGCGGTGATGACGGAGTCCTTCAAGACCGGTGTCGGTGTCGTGGACCGGTCGGTGGCGATCCTGGACTGTGTGGAGAGCCGCCCGATGGGCACGAGCGAGCTGGCCAGGACGCTGGGACTCACCGTGTCCACCGCACACCGGCTGGCCACGGCGCTCGCGGCGCACGGATTGCTGCGCCGTGACGCCGACGGCCGGTTCCATCTGGGACCGCGCTTCGCGACCTCCGCCTTGGCCGAGGTCGCCCGCCCGGTGCTGGACGAACTCTGCGCCACGGCAGGCGAGTGCGTCCAACTGTGGGTGCGTCGCGCCGACCACCGCCTGTGCGTGGTGAGCGTCGAGTGCGGCGAGGAACTGCGGGCGAGCCAGCCGGAGGGCTGCCTGCTCCCGCTGCCGCACGGCTCGTCGGCGCAGGTGCTGCTGGGCGAGTACGACCCCGCCGGACCCGGTTGGGTGGAGAGCATGCAGGGCCGCGCACCGGGTGTGGGGTCGGTGAGTGCGCCGGTGCGTCTGCACGGCGACGTCGTCGCCGCGGTGTGCCTGTCGGCGCCGATCCAGCGACTCGACCCGAACCCCGGCGCCCGCTACGGGGCGCAGGTGGTGGCCGCCGCCGCCCGCATCGAGGCCGCACTGGCCTGAGCGGGGTTCCGCAGTCGGATGGCCTGTCCGACTACTACCGCGTCAGGGCGGTCGACAACCACTCCGTGTGGCGGCCGGTGACGTGGAAGGCGACTGGTGAGCCCGGGAGCGGGAACAGGGGCCGCTGAAGCGTCGGCATGCCGAAACGTCTTGGGCTTCCCGTGCCCCGAACACCGCCATCGTGCGCCCGCGAACACCCGCAAACGTCACCTGGTCAGAGCTTTCCCGGCACCCTCTGGTTGCGGTTCGGTGGGGATCGCAACCGTCCGCGATGACACGGCGAGCGGGCGTTGGTCGACGCACGTCGAGCGGGAAGGAGCCAGCGATGCGCCCATTTTCTGAGCACGATCCAGCGGCGAGCCCACTGTCGTCGGCGGCACTGCGTTACCACGTGCGGCAGCGGGCCGTTGCCGATGGCGTGGGCCCGGAGGCGACCCGACCGTTCGGGCTGCTGGGCGCGGTTGGCGTTCCCACTCCGCAGCGGCGGAAGAGTCGTTACTGCCCCCACCGGCAGGTCGCCGTCGACGAGCAGGGGCGGCCGTTGATGGAGACGATGAGCAAGGAGTGGGCCAGCAAATCCTCCAGCGACGGGGACGAAGGGCCCGAGGAGGACTGGGGTTGGGAAGAGTGAACAGCGCGGCCTCGACGGTGGTGGTGTTCGCCCAGGACGCTGATGCCCCCGCCGACGCGGTGGTGCAGGAGCTCGACCGGCGTGGCGTGCCCGTGTTTCGCGCCGACCTGTCCTGGTTTCCGCAGCGGCTGCGGCTGGACGCACGCCTCGACGGCGAAGGCCGCTGGTGCGGCCGGCTGTGGACCGACCACCGCAGCGTGCGCTTGGAAGACGTGCGGGCCATCTGGTACCGCGACCCGGCCGCGTTCGAGTTCCCCGGCACGCTGACCGACGTCGAACGCGCCTACGCGCACCGGGAGGCGCGGCTGGGGTTCGGTGGGGTGCTGGCCGCGCTGCCGGTGCGATGGGTCAACCACCCCAATCGCGCGGCCGACGCCATGTACAAGCCGTTGCAGCTGGCCACTGCCGCCGCGTGCGGGCTCCGGGTGCAGCCCACCCTGGTCACCAACGCCCCGCCTGCGGTGAAGGACTTCGCCGACCAGCACGGTGAGCTGGTGTGCAAGTCGTTCGGCCCGAACACGATCACCGAAGGCGGCCAGCTCAAAGTCGCTTACACGCGCCGGCTGTCCCACGACGATCTGGCCGCACTCGAGGGAGTCGCCTCGACCGCGACCCAGCTGCAACGTTGGGTCGACAAAGCCCACGAGGCGCGCGTGGTGGTGGTCGGAGACCGCATCTTCACGATCACCATCACCACCGCCTCCGCCGCGGCCCGCGTGGACTGGCGGGCGGACTTCGCGGCGCTGCGCTACGAGCACATCGACACTCCCGACCAGATCGCCGAGCCGCTGCGCCGCTACATGCACGCGCTGGGCCTGGCCTACGCCGCGGTCGACTTCGCCGTGGACACCGACGGGCGATGGCACTTCCTGGA from the Saccharomonospora azurea NA-128 genome contains:
- a CDS encoding GntP family permease, with protein sequence MSDQPDQFVPQRAECVGVDAVVDALAVEQLIGLVGALVVARRTLPAERSTAAFRRGFQESGQILILTGVGGSLAQTVKDVGLGELLKGYFSTSTVLPLLLVWLVAAVLHIAIGSVVLASITAAGVLGPVLPLLGIDPVFVALAAGAGSLFAIHATSNTFWPLQTLLPQTTRGALKSVTFTVSCASVIAMIPIQLMALVF
- the tgmB gene encoding ATP-grasp ribosomal peptide maturase — encoded protein: MNSAASTVVVFAQDADAPADAVVQELDRRGVPVFRADLSWFPQRLRLDARLDGEGRWCGRLWTDHRSVRLEDVRAIWYRDPAAFEFPGTLTDVERAYAHREARLGFGGVLAALPVRWVNHPNRAADAMYKPLQLATAAACGLRVQPTLVTNAPPAVKDFADQHGELVCKSFGPNTITEGGQLKVAYTRRLSHDDLAALEGVASTATQLQRWVDKAHEARVVVVGDRIFTITITTASAAARVDWRADFAALRYEHIDTPDQIAEPLRRYMHALGLAYAAVDFAVDTDGRWHFLEANTSGQYGWLETQTGAPITHALADLLTRPKGQP
- a CDS encoding putative ATP-grasp-modified RiPP, which encodes MRPFSEHDPAASPLSSAALRYHVRQRAVADGVGPEATRPFGLLGAVGVPTPQRRKSRYCPHRQVAVDEQGRPLMETMSKEWASKSSSDGDEGPEEDWGWEE
- a CDS encoding IclR family transcriptional regulator — protein: MTESFKTGVGVVDRSVAILDCVESRPMGTSELARTLGLTVSTAHRLATALAAHGLLRRDADGRFHLGPRFATSALAEVARPVLDELCATAGECVQLWVRRADHRLCVVSVECGEELRASQPEGCLLPLPHGSSAQVLLGEYDPAGPGWVESMQGRAPGVGSVSAPVRLHGDVVAAVCLSAPIQRLDPNPGARYGAQVVAAAARIEAALA